A genomic stretch from Pirellulales bacterium includes:
- the nifJ gene encoding pyruvate:ferredoxin (flavodoxin) oxidoreductase, translated as MQSRQPVTVDGNEAAASIAHRLSEVIAIYPITPASPMGELADAWSAQGRTNIFGAVPDVIEMQSEAGAAATVHGALQTGALSTTFTASQGLLLMIPTMYKIAGELTPTVFHISARTIATHCLSIFGDHSDVMACRQCGWAMLCSNSVQEAHDLALVAHAATLETRVPFVHFFDGFRTSHEVNKIEQLADDDLRSMIDPACVEAHRARSLDPDRPVLRGSAQNPDVFFQAREACNRFYDAVPSLVQAKMDQFAALTGREYHLFQYEGAPDAQRVIVMMGSGVGAVAEALKVLTDRGEKVGLLKVRLYRPFAVEAFIKALPRTVRTIAVLDRTKEPGAMGEPLYQDVVTALAEQWPNGSNGHPRPVVIGGRYGLSSKEFTPAMAARVFHELSSEQPKQHFTIGIIDDVTHLSLKWDEEFTTEGSDVTRAVFYGLGSDGTVGATKNSVKIIGENTPLYAQGYFVYDSKKAGSVTISHLRFSPRPIDSTYLIERANFVACHQFQFLERLDMLQLADPEATFLLNSPFGPDEVWGRLPREVQQQIIDKRLKFYVVDGYSVAQMAGMAGRFNTAMQTCFFALANVLPREQAVEKIKESIRKTYGRRGESVLQSNWAAVDGALASLHQVEVPAEATSTTHRLPAISVTGNQMDAFIERVTAMLLSGQGDRLPVSALPVDGTFPTNTARFEKRSIAIDIPIWDKNLCTQCGLCALVCPHAAIRMKAFPSQACEAAPKSFQSKPYAAKELPDYLMTIQVAPDDCTGCGVCVDVCPAKSKEVVKHKAINMEAKLPHLATERENFDFFLQIPEFDRTSAKIDTVKGSQLLQPLFEFSGACAGCGETPYLKLLSQLFGDRAVIGNATGCSSIYGGNLPTTPWAQNALGRGPAWNNSLFEDTAEFGLGLRMAIDQKQGYAQYLLAQLSGQLGDGLVQQLIESSQTNEAELAQQRQRVAALRKRLTRINSPDAKRLDAIADSLVKRSVWIVGGDGWAYDIGYGGLDHVLTTGRDVNILVLDTGVYSNTGGQASKATFRGAVAKFASGGKASRKKDLGMMAVAYGNVYVGQVAMGANPAQTIRTFQEAESYHGPSLILAYSHCIAHGINMTTSMGHQKDAVNCGFWPLYHFDPRQAQSGGQSFRLDSHKPKTRFRDFAMLEGRFAMLARSNPEHAERLFALAQRDIDDQWRYYEQMAAIDRGGSTSPAPAESATNADVNGDSIPSPKTTNPVAL; from the coding sequence CTGCTGCTGATGATCCCCACCATGTACAAAATTGCCGGCGAGCTGACGCCCACGGTGTTTCACATTTCCGCCCGTACCATCGCGACCCATTGCCTGTCGATCTTCGGCGATCACAGTGACGTCATGGCCTGCCGTCAATGCGGCTGGGCCATGTTGTGTTCCAACTCGGTGCAGGAAGCGCATGATTTGGCCCTGGTGGCCCATGCTGCCACGTTGGAAACTCGCGTGCCGTTTGTGCACTTCTTCGATGGTTTCCGCACCTCGCACGAAGTCAACAAAATCGAACAGCTTGCCGACGACGACTTGCGCTCCATGATCGATCCAGCGTGCGTCGAAGCACACCGCGCGCGAAGCCTGGATCCAGATCGGCCGGTCCTGCGCGGCTCCGCGCAAAATCCCGACGTGTTTTTTCAAGCCCGCGAGGCTTGCAATCGATTTTACGATGCAGTCCCCAGCCTGGTCCAAGCGAAGATGGATCAATTCGCCGCTCTCACCGGGCGAGAATATCATTTGTTCCAGTACGAGGGAGCGCCCGATGCCCAGCGCGTCATCGTCATGATGGGCTCCGGCGTCGGCGCCGTTGCCGAAGCCCTAAAAGTTTTGACAGATCGCGGCGAAAAAGTTGGCTTGCTCAAGGTTCGGCTGTACCGTCCGTTCGCCGTCGAAGCATTCATCAAAGCACTGCCGCGCACCGTGCGCACCATCGCCGTCCTCGATCGCACCAAAGAACCCGGCGCCATGGGCGAGCCCCTGTATCAGGACGTCGTTACCGCGCTGGCCGAGCAGTGGCCCAATGGGAGCAATGGCCATCCCCGGCCGGTCGTCATCGGCGGCCGCTACGGCTTGTCGTCCAAAGAGTTCACGCCGGCCATGGCCGCCAGGGTGTTCCACGAACTTTCGTCTGAGCAGCCCAAGCAACATTTCACCATCGGCATTATTGACGATGTGACACATCTCAGCCTGAAGTGGGACGAAGAGTTTACTACCGAGGGCAGCGATGTCACCCGCGCTGTCTTCTACGGCCTGGGGAGCGACGGCACCGTGGGCGCGACGAAAAACTCTGTAAAAATCATCGGCGAGAACACGCCGCTTTACGCGCAAGGGTACTTTGTTTACGACTCCAAAAAGGCCGGCTCGGTCACAATTTCCCACTTGCGGTTCAGTCCGCGGCCGATCGATTCCACGTATCTAATCGAGCGGGCGAATTTTGTGGCCTGCCATCAATTTCAATTTCTCGAACGACTCGACATGCTGCAACTGGCCGACCCCGAGGCCACCTTTTTGCTCAATAGCCCCTTCGGCCCTGATGAAGTGTGGGGCCGCCTGCCGCGCGAAGTCCAGCAGCAAATCATCGACAAGCGGCTGAAGTTTTACGTGGTCGATGGTTACAGCGTGGCACAAATGGCGGGCATGGCAGGCCGCTTTAATACCGCCATGCAAACGTGCTTTTTCGCCCTGGCCAATGTGCTGCCGCGCGAACAAGCGGTCGAAAAAATCAAGGAATCCATTCGCAAAACCTACGGCAGACGCGGCGAATCGGTCCTGCAAAGCAATTGGGCCGCCGTGGATGGCGCGCTGGCCTCGTTACACCAAGTTGAAGTGCCAGCCGAAGCGACCTCCACCACGCACAGATTGCCAGCCATCTCAGTAACTGGCAATCAAATGGATGCTTTTATCGAGCGCGTCACGGCAATGCTTCTCAGTGGCCAGGGCGATCGGCTTCCGGTTAGCGCATTGCCCGTCGATGGTACTTTCCCAACGAACACCGCCCGCTTCGAAAAGCGCAGCATCGCAATTGACATTCCCATCTGGGACAAAAATTTGTGCACGCAATGCGGTCTGTGCGCGCTGGTTTGTCCGCATGCAGCCATCCGGATGAAGGCCTTTCCAAGCCAGGCCTGCGAAGCTGCTCCAAAATCGTTCCAATCCAAACCGTACGCCGCAAAAGAATTGCCCGACTACTTGATGACAATTCAAGTTGCCCCCGACGATTGCACGGGCTGCGGTGTGTGTGTCGATGTTTGTCCGGCCAAAAGCAAAGAAGTGGTTAAGCACAAAGCCATCAACATGGAGGCCAAGCTGCCGCATTTGGCGACGGAGCGGGAAAATTTTGATTTCTTTTTGCAGATTCCCGAATTCGACCGCACCAGCGCGAAAATCGACACCGTCAAAGGCTCGCAACTGTTGCAGCCGCTGTTCGAATTCTCCGGCGCCTGCGCCGGCTGCGGCGAAACCCCGTATCTGAAACTTCTTAGCCAACTCTTTGGCGACCGAGCGGTCATCGGCAATGCCACCGGTTGCTCTTCCATTTATGGCGGGAATTTGCCAACCACCCCTTGGGCACAAAACGCCCTGGGCCGCGGTCCAGCCTGGAACAATTCGCTGTTCGAAGATACCGCCGAATTTGGACTCGGCCTCCGCATGGCCATCGACCAAAAGCAAGGCTACGCTCAATATCTTCTGGCGCAATTGAGCGGCCAGCTTGGCGATGGGCTAGTCCAGCAATTAATCGAATCTTCCCAGACAAACGAAGCTGAATTGGCCCAACAGCGGCAGCGCGTCGCTGCCCTGCGCAAACGATTGACTCGAATCAATTCGCCCGATGCAAAACGACTGGATGCGATTGCCGATTCGTTGGTGAAGCGCTCGGTGTGGATCGTCGGCGGCGATGGCTGGGCCTATGACATCGGTTACGGCGGCTTAGATCATGTCCTCACCACCGGCCGCGACGTAAACATCCTGGTCCTCGACACCGGCGTATATTCCAACACCGGCGGTCAAGCGTCGAAAGCCACGTTCCGGGGCGCGGTCGCCAAGTTTGCATCGGGCGGTAAAGCGTCTCGCAAAAAAGACCTGGGAATGATGGCCGTGGCCTACGGCAACGTTTATGTCGGTCAGGTGGCGATGGGCGCAAACCCGGCGCAAACCATTCGCACCTTCCAAGAGGCCGAATCCTATCACGGCCCGTCGCTCATTCTGGCCTACAGCCATTGCATTGCGCACGGCATCAACATGACCACTTCCATGGGACACCAAAAAGACGCTGTCAACTGCGGCTTTTGGCCCCTCTATCACTTCGATCCCCGCCAGGCCCAATCAGGCGGCCAGTCGTTCCGTTTAGATAGTCACAAACCAAAGACCAGATTCCGAGATTTTGCGATGCTCGAAGGCCGGTTTGCAATGTTGGCCCGCTCGAATCCAGAGCATGCCGAACGTTTATTTGCTTTGGCCCAGCGCGACATTGATGATCAATGGCGGTATTACGAACAAATGGCTGCCATCGATCGCGGCGGTTCAACTTCCCCCGCTCCCGCCGAATCAGCAACAAACGCCGACGTCAACGGTGACTCAATTCCCTCACCTAAAACCACAAACCCGGTCGCACTATGA